gcagaccagggtttaatccccaCCCGCTACAATCCTTTCTCAGTGTTCTGCCCAGGTGCTTGTCTGTCTCCTCTTGCTGAACGGTCTTCAATAAAAATGAAGTATTAACCTATTTGTCTGTCTTATTCAATCTgtataggagacaggataaagtTGGACCCAGACTATCTTCCAGAAGTGACCGTGGCAACAGGGCAACCACAGAACCAGAAGAAGAAGGCTGCGAAGAAACTTCATCCATGTCCTGACTGTGGGAAGACATTTGACAGACCATCACACCTAGAGAGACATGAGAATACCCACACCAGAATCAAGAAGCTGGCCCCCGACTACACTTGTTCTTACTGTGGCAAGATCTTTGCTAAACCGTCAAAGCTGGCTCGGCATGAGCGAGGACATACTGGAGAGAAACCGTACTCTTGCTGCAAGTGCGGGAAGTGCTTCGCTGAGCCGGGGCACAGGAAGAGCCACGAGCTGACGCACAATGAAGAGAGACCGTACACCTGCGCTGACTGCGGGATAGGCTTCTTCAACCAGTCCAAGCTGCAACGGCACCAACGCACACACACGGGTGAGAAACCGTACTGCTGCACCGAATGTGGGAAGACCTTTGCTCGGTCAGGAGGCCTAAAGACTCACTGGCTAAGCCACACGGGAGAGAGACCATACCTCTGCTCcgactgtgggaaaagcttctTCAGCTCTGGGGACCTGAAAGTCCACCACTTGACCCATACCGGAGAGAAACCACACTGCTGCTCCGTGTGCGGGAAGGGTTTCGCGCAGAGGGGGAATATGCGGGCTCATGAACGGTCTCACTCGGGGGAAAGGCCTTACAGCTGTGCCGACTGCGGGGCCAACTTCGCCCATTCTAACTATTTAAAGATACACCGGCGCATTCACACGGGCGAGAGACCCTTCCCATGCCCTGTCTGCGGCAAGAGGTTTATTCTATCCGGGCACCTCGGGAGACACCAGAAAACACACATACCCAAAAACAACACTTAGAAGAACGCACATATCCAAACACACAGGGGACACACTCATGAGCTTACTGAAGTATATTTTATTTGCATATAATCATGAACTACAATGAAACGGATGAAGAACAAAAAATAAAAGACATGGTAAAAGTCCTGAGAGAGCGAGGGTAAGGGATACTCCCCCGTGAAGCTCCGCCCTCAACACTTCTCTCTCcatactgtgtcccaaatgacaccctgttccctatatggtgcactacctGGTCAAAGGTCAAACCTATATAGAGCAGAGGGTGCCCATTGTCCTGTTCCACTGTTTTAATCTAAACATTGTATAGAATTTATTTGGcaggttgttgtgtgtgtgtgtgtgtgtgtgtgtgtgtgtgtgtgtgtgtgtgtgtgtgtgtgtgtgtgtgtgtgtgtgtgtgtgtgtgtgtgtgtgtgtatatagatatatatatatatatgtgtgtgtctttgtcctGAACTTTTTTGGTGGTTTTCATAATGTGAGAGCTCTGGTGAG
This sequence is a window from Oncorhynchus kisutch isolate 150728-3 unplaced genomic scaffold, Okis_V2 scaffold2552, whole genome shotgun sequence. Protein-coding genes within it:
- the LOC109876454 gene encoding gastrula zinc finger protein XlCGF17.1, whose translation is MDFVENAGSESESDYLPSPTAPEPEPNVTVKEEEEEGHSDMADPDHLSGLTVAERPRFNMIIKEEEEEDDEAEAEEDEMVYSGDRIKLDPDYLPEVTVATGQPQNQKKKAAKKLHPCPDCGKTFDRPSHLERHENTHTRIKKLAPDYTCSYCGKIFAKPSKLARHERGHTGEKPYSCCKCGKCFAEPGHRKSHELTHNEERPYTCADCGIGFFNQSKLQRHQRTHTGEKPYCCTECGKTFARSGGLKTHWLSHTGERPYLCSDCGKSFFSSGDLKVHHLTHTGEKPHCCSVCGKGFAQRGNMRAHERSHSGERPYSCADCGANFAHSNYLKIHRRIHTGERPFPCPVCGKRFILSGHLGRHQKTHIPKNNT